The sequence ATGAGCAACCTACAAAATCCTCCCGCCTTGAATTCAATTAGCCCCTTGGGTTTTTGGGATGGTGCCATTGGCACCCTTTCCCGCGAGCTGTCGCCCCAACAGTTTAAAACCTGGATACAGCCATTAACCCTTGTATCTTTCGATGAGAGTGATCACTCACTAACTGTTGGCGCCCCCAACAGATTTAAGTTAGATTGGATTAAAAAAACTTTCTCGGATCGTTTTCAAGAGCTCGCCTCCCAATATTTTGGTCTACCCATTAATGTCAATTTTGTGCTCGACGTTGAGGTGGGTGCGCCATCAACCACACTCCCAGCTGAGCCAGTTAGCCCCCCAGGTGAAGCCAGTGAGCTTGTTGAACCAAATCCCTTAGTTTCCGCCGAGGGCGACGCTTTTGAGATCGAGGATCACTCAAAACTCAACCCCAACTTGACCTTTGAAACCTTTGTTACCGGCAAAGCAAACCAATTGGCCAGGGCAGCATCGATCCAGGTGGCCCATAACCCCGGCAGCTCCTACAACCCCATGTTCCTTTACGGCGGGGTTGGTTTGGGCAAAACCCACCTAATTCATGCTATTGGTAACCATCTACTCAAAGAAAAACCCAACGCCAGAATTCGCTACATCCACGCAGAGCAGTATGTATCTGATGTGGTTCGAGCCTACCAACAAAAGGCGTTTGATCGCTTCAAGCGCTATTACCACTCCCTTGATCTATTGCTGATTGACGATATTCAGTTTTTTAGTGGCAAATCGAGGACCCAAGAAGAGTTTTTCTATGCGTTTGAGGCCCTACTAAGCAATAAGTCCCAGGTCATCATTACTAGCGACACCTACCCAAAAGAGATGGCGGGGATTGATGATCGCCTGATATCTCGCTTTGATTCTGGTTTAACAGTCGCTATTGAGCCGCCCGAG comes from Polynucleobacter sp. MWH-Svant-W18 and encodes:
- the dnaA gene encoding chromosomal replication initiator protein DnaA, which gives rise to MSNLQNPPALNSISPLGFWDGAIGTLSRELSPQQFKTWIQPLTLVSFDESDHSLTVGAPNRFKLDWIKKTFSDRFQELASQYFGLPINVNFVLDVEVGAPSTTLPAEPVSPPGEASELVEPNPLVSAEGDAFEIEDHSKLNPNLTFETFVTGKANQLARAASIQVAHNPGSSYNPMFLYGGVGLGKTHLIHAIGNHLLKEKPNARIRYIHAEQYVSDVVRAYQQKAFDRFKRYYHSLDLLLIDDIQFFSGKSRTQEEFFYAFEALLSNKSQVIITSDTYPKEMAGIDDRLISRFDSGLTVAIEPPELEMRVAILMKKAISEGIPMSEDVAFFVAKHLRSNVRELEGALRKILAFVRFHGREVTIEVARTALKDLLSIQNRQISVENIQKAVADFYSIKVADMYSKKRPANIARPRQIAMFMAKELTQKSLPEIGELFGGRDHTTVLHAVRKIADERSHDSQLNHEIHVIEQTLKA